Sequence from the Terriglobales bacterium genome:
CGGGTCTCGGGCTTTTTCGCTTCCGTGATCCACTGCGCAAATTCCTTGCGATGGCTGTAGGAATAGCGGTCCCAGGATGCGTGCGCGGCCTTGTTCGCCTTGAGCGCCTTTTTCAGGTCGGGTGGAGCTTCGATCGTACGTGGCGCGGTGTCGGGTTCCATGGTCACCGTGACGGTGTCGCCGACGCCGCACTTGCCTCCGGCACGCATGAATCGGTTCACGCAGACAAAGTACTCGCCGCCCATGGGGCACACCGTCGTCCGGAACTTGAACCCATTGATCGTGCCGGTGACCGGAACGCGAGACTTGCCCCAGACCTTTTTCACGTCGAAGGGAATGTTCATGCCGGCAACTTCGCCCTTGCCGGCGCCGAAAAGCTTAACCTTGAATTGTTTGCGCATGACACCTCCGTTGATGTTCCCGGTTCTATTTCGCGTTGACTACGTCATCAGCCAGGAGCCGCGGGTACTGCTTGAGAAGGCCCTTCTCGGCCATCAACGCTTCAATCTTGTCCGGATCCTCGGGAGCTTGCGGTGACAACACCTCCACGCCTTTTTCAGTAACCAGCAGCATATCTTCGAGCCGAATGTACGTTTCGTCATCGGCTACGGTCAGTGACGGTTCAATGGTGAAGACCATTCCGGGTTTCAGGATGTCCACCGGGCCACCGACGTCATGGGTTGACATTCCGACCCAATGCCCGAGCATGAAGCCGGGACGTTCGGACCGCTGATTGTAACTTTCGACAAAATTGGTTGCCGCAGCCGCATGTTTCGGATTCGCAAATGTCGTGTGTTGCAACAAGGCGCGCATGTCGCGTGCCGCCTCCTGCGCGATCGCGCGCGGCGAGACCTCGGGACGGATGTGACTGATGATGGCGCGATAACAGCCGAGATAAAACGAATACAACTGGCGCTGCTCGGGCGTGAATTTCCCGCTCACCGGCCACATCCGAGTGACGTCGGACATGTAGTAATGAAAATCCGGGGCGGCATCGAGCAGCAGCATCTCGCCTGCTTTCAACTGCGACGTTCCTGCATGGTAGTGCGGCGCGTAGGCGTTGGTGCCGGCAGCGACGAG
This genomic interval carries:
- a CDS encoding YdeI/OmpD-associated family protein; the protein is MRKQFKVKLFGAGKGEVAGMNIPFDVKKVWGKSRVPVTGTINGFKFRTTVCPMGGEYFVCVNRFMRAGGKCGVGDTVTVTMEPDTAPRTIEAPPDLKKALKANKAAHASWDRYSYSHRKEFAQWITEAKKPETRVRRLEKSIAMLAAGSNLSER